One Anastrepha obliqua isolate idAnaObli1 chromosome 6, idAnaObli1_1.0, whole genome shotgun sequence DNA window includes the following coding sequences:
- the LOC129250852 gene encoding uncharacterized protein LOC129250852 gives MPPKKLGSHQHHYTCGICSTIINERMEPSILCSGCRTWIHSKCTGLTPDEYKILARSIKKDGVIWKCATCKFEVSVITQEDLMSDDADDTVTMDKLEQLFNNQFNRLSQKLEAKIDRFKAAIEDNIADLRNDANHSRK, from the exons ATGCCTCCAAAAAAACTTGGCTCTCACCAGCATCACTACACATGTGGTATTTGCTCAACTATTATTAATGAAAGAATGGAGCCCAGCATTCTATGCTCTGGATGCCGTACATGGATTCACTCAAAATGCACGGGACTTACCCCTGatgaatacaaaatattggCTAGGAGCATTAAAAAGGATGGTGTGATCTGGAAATGCGCTACTTGCAAATTTGAGGTTAGTGTCATCACCCAAGAAGACCTGATGTCAGATGATGCCGACGACACAGTCACTATGGACAAACTGGAGCAATTGTTTAACAATCAGTTTAACCGTCTATCTCAGAAACTAGAAGCAAAGATTGACAGATTCAAAGCTGCCATCGAGGACAACATAGCCGATCTCAGAAACGAT GCTAACCACAGTCGAAAATAA